The Novipirellula aureliae genomic interval GCTTGCTTCGATCGTATCGACGCGTGGCTTCCGGAATGCTGCGCTACCAGCGTTGATGCCTCAACGCAAGTTGGTCAATCTGATTCGCCGAGCATCCGGTTGGCGGCGTCTCTCGGGTCGATCGCCTCGGGTTCGGCCCGCCTGACGATGTACTTCAAGTAAAACGCGCGAACTAATTTTGTATCGCCGACGATTACGGTGTTTTCATTCCGGACTTGGATCTCTTGTTGATCCTTACTGCAATAGATCTCGCTGTATTCCCTTAAGTCCAAGATCCGGAGCCCTTGCTCTTTTCCGTCGAAGGCACAGACATAGGCGATGCCTCGTTTGAGAAGCGGGGCCGTCAATAAGTCACCTTCTAGCTCAAACGGAACGATTTCCAGTGAATTGGTATTGATCGCGATCGCGAAAGGAGGTCCTGGGATCGAATCTCGCATCAAGTTGATCGCACCGGTGGTCGTGAATAGCGCGCGAGGAAAGTTGGGTTCGTCGTTCTCGCCAATTTCACCGTAAAGGATCTCGTACGATTCCTTGTCTTTCCATTCGATCCCCAACGGCAATCGATCGATGTAGAACAGCAATCGATAAACCTGTCTGTGTTGGTCCTTGATCGCGTTGACCCAACCGCCCTTACCATCGTCGTTGGGTCCTGGGTCGTACAGTTCTTTGAGCGTCGGGTTTCCCTCGATCAGTTTCTTGACGGCTTCGCGTCGGTTCTTCGCTTCAACATCGTTGCGAACGCTGGGCATTTGGTCTGATTCGTACATCGGCACGCTTCCTTAGCGACATGCGGCGACTTGAAGGCATTTCAGCCCGTTAGTATGTCACGCCGAACGCCGCTTGGTCAACGTCCCACCGCAATCGCGTCGCCACGCTGCATTTGCATGTCTATTTCTTTTGCATTTCCAACGCTTGTCTCGGTCGAATTCGATTGAGGACCTGCTGCACGGTGCGGGTATTTCGAACCGACTTTTTATCAACATCGCTGAGTTTGGGTTCGCTCTCGACCTAGAATTCGACCGTACATGACAAAACAACCTCCGATTTTACCAACCTAAACGCTCGTTCGATTATTTTGACCCCACGGGCAAACCGCCGATCAATGGACCGGTTTCGCCAAATTGGTCCTCGACGCCGCCTACGAAGCGACGCTCTGCGCGGCAGTCATCAACGCCTCGAAGACCGGTAAGAATACCGTCTACCTCAGCAAAGCAAAACGCAAAAAGACAGCACCGAAGTAGCACGGCAATCCACAATTTGCAATTACATTTGCCGTAGTGGATCTTGTTAAAGATCCGTCGCAACAAGGATCTTTAACAAGATCCACTACCAAGGTTCCAACTGTCAATCCAATTGCAGTTTTGCTTCGCAATCTGCTTTTCCTGTTCATTGTTTTTTTCACGGCTTCCGCCGTCTTGCCCACCAAGCAATGAACCCTTTGCAATGTTCATTTTGCAATTTGCAATGATCTCGTCGGTGCCGGCGTTGGGGAAGCCGGAATTCCGTCAAAGTGGATCGAAGGGATAGCTGAGTATCCCCGCAGCGTTCCATGGATGCGAACACTTGGCGAGCGTTAGCCCGGATTATTCACGAGCGTTCTGATTTAAGATCGTCTGGTAAGAGTTTGGGTGAGATTCGCTGGGGTAGGTGCTTTGGTGCTCGATCAGCGCGGACCGCCCCCTTACCCCCATTCAGAATTTCCCCCCCCCACTCCCCACTCCCCACTCCCCACTCCCCACTCCCCACTCCCCACTCCCAACTCCCAACTCCCAACTCCCAACTCCCAACTCCCAACTCCCAACTCCCAACTCCCCCGCAACCGAACTCGTCTTTACGCCATACGAACTTCTCGATAAGCTTTCGATGGCAGAAGGCGGGATGCTTTCTGCATTTTGAACCAGGGAGGGTGCTAGCGTGTTACGTCGGCGATCAATTCGAACAAAACTTGTAGTCGCACTCGGCTTGTTGACCTCGATCGTTTTGCTGCTGGCTTTCAGTGGTTTTTGGGGGCTTTACGGCTATCGAAGTCTGGCGAATTCGGTCAGCCAGCGGGCGGAGGAGATGCCCCATGCAAACGATTTGAATCGCTTGGCAGAGACGCTTCGCGACAGCAACAGTCGCATGAACGACATGATTCTCAATGGCGGCATGATCGATGCCGGGCTATTGGATAATCCGATGTCGAAACTCGAACAATGTCGTTACGCACAAACGATGTTCGACCTAAGGGTTCGCATCCAGCTCTACAGAGATGCGATTTCCGGAATCCATCAAGGATCCAATTTGTTGATCGATGCCGACCACCAACGCTTCAGTTTGGATAAGATCGACCAATCGGTTGCCGAACTTGTCGCCTTTCACCGGAGCCCTCGCAGCTTGGATTATAATGGCAAAAGCGAATTGTCGCGTCGGCTTGATTCGTTGGTCGAGCTGACTCAAGAACACCTCTCTAACACGCACTCGGAGTTGGCTGAGTTTAGCCAAGACGTTCGCGGTCAATACCGAACGTGGATCGGCGTGGCTTGGGTGTGTACCATCATTTCCTTGATCGTCGTTGGCGTGTTGCTGTGGTCGCTGCATTCGTTGGTCGTCAAGCCGTTTCAAACGCTTTTAGATGGATCGCGTTTGGTCGCCAAGGGACAACTGAGCCATTGGATCGATTTAGGGACCAATGATGAGCTAAACGAATTGGCGATGGCCATGAATGATATGACTAAACGCTTCAAGACGACACTTGGCGAATTGAAATCGGTGAATTCCGATTTGGATCGCCAAGTCCGAGAACGATCGCGGGAAGTGATTCAAAACGAACAATTGGCGAGTGTCGGTTTCCTGGCTGCGGGGGTAGCTCACGAGATCAACAATCCGCTAGCCACGATTGCCTGGAGTGCCGAGTCTCTTGAATCTCGCGTCGAGGAAACCGTCGGATTTGCCAGTGGATCGGCTGCCATCGATAATGAGCTCCTTACCGCGATGCGTTTGAATCTGAGACGCATCCAAGAGGAAGCGTTTCGATGCAAAGGGATCACCGAACGGTTGCTCGATTTCAGCCGCTTAGGTGACGTGCAACGATCGACTACCAACTTAACACAGCTTGTCGAAGAGATCGTTGCGATGGTCAGCAAGGTAGGTAAGTATCGCTGCAAAACGATGCGAACCCATCAAGTCGGTGATGTGTTCGCGCATGTAAACGCTCAAGAGATTCGCCAAGTCATTCTGAACTTGATTACCAATGCTTTAGAGAGTGTTGACACCGACGGTGCAGTCGACATCTATATCAAACAAGTCGGATGCAACGCCTGCGTCGCTGTCCAAGACAACGGATGTGGAATGTCGGCCGAGGTGCTGCAGCATTTGTTTGAACCATTTTTTACTCGCCGTCGCGATGGAACCGGAACGGGTTTGGGACTTAGCATTACCTATCGCATTGTTTCTCAACATGGTGGTTCACTTATCGCTCAAAGCGATGGCGAGGGCTGCGGGTCGCGACTGCAACTCTTGCTTCCCTGCCAAGCGGCCGCACCTCGCGATATCGAATCAGATTCGAATAGATCCGACCTGAACACACTTGAACCGAACACACTTGAACTAAACACAACGGAATGGAACCATGAGTCAATCAAAGCAGCCTAAGCAACCCAAGCGGCCTGCGATGCATGTCTTGTTCGCAGACGACGAAAAGAACTTGCAAGAGCTGATTCGATCCGAGTTGCCTCGCTTCGGCTACAATGTCACCGTCTGCCCCGATGGTTTGACAGCGGTCGCAGCACTCGAAAAAGAACCGTTCGATTGTTTGCTAGTCGACTTGAATATGCCGGGCATGAATGGCATCGAAGTCATTGCCAAAGCACGCGAATTGCGACCGGAAATCGAAGTCGTCATCATGACGGGTAAACCTACGACCGAGACGGCGATTGCGGCGGTCCACTATCAAGTCTTTGACTATTTGACGAAACCCTGCCGGTTGGTCGATATCTCGGGGCTGCTAGGACGCGTGGCCGAACGACAACAGAACAAACGTCAATTGGTCGCTCTCGAGCATCGGCTCAAACGGGCAGAGGGTGACAACAAGATGATCGGCGATGCGAAGCGGATGCAGTCCGTGCGCAATCTGATTGGCAAGGTGGCTCCGACCGAAAGCACCGTATTGATTCGAGGCGAAACCGGCTGCGGAAAAGAATTGGTGGCCCGGGCGGTTCACCAAGCAAGCCTGCGAGCCGACCAACCGCTCGTTGCCATCAATTGCGGTGCCTTGCCAGAGAACTTGATTGAAAGTGAATTGTTCGGTCATTGCAAAGGAGCGTTTACGGGAGCCGATGCGGCGCGGGTCGGATTATTCGAAGTCGCCGATGGAGGAACGATCTTTCTAGACGAAATCGGCGAATTGCCGCTCGCGATGCAGGCTAAGTTGTTGCGAGTCTTGGAAACAGGCGACATCCGACGACTCGGTGACAATCAAACCGTCCACGTCGATGTGCGAGTTGTTTGTGCGACACACCGCGACCTGGAAGCCATGGCTCAAGAGGGAACGTTCCGCGAAGATCTTATGTTCCGAATCAATACGTTCGAAATTGAAGTTCCGCCGCTGCGTGACCGTGTCGAAGATATCATGCCGCTGGCGATTCATCTGCTTCGCCGTCATCGCACCGACGGTGCGGACGATCAATTGTTTACAGCCGAAGCTGCGGCAGAACTCGAAGCTCATCAATGGCCAGGCAATGTGAGGGAACTGGCGAACGTTGTTGAGCACGCAGCGATTCTCTGTGACAAGTTCCCAATTGGCACCGAGGACTTACCGCGACATTTCGGTAAGCGACAGTTGAGAAAGGAACTGCGTGAAAGTGAACCGATGTCGTTGCGCGAGATTGAAATGGTCGCGATCGAGCGTTCACTGCAAAGGCATGATGGCAATAAAGCTGCAGCTGCGGAAGAACTCGGCGTCAGCTTGAAGACGCTCTATAACAAAGTGAACGCCGCTGAAGAAAAGAAGTTAGCGGGCTAAGACCGTCGCACCGCAATCCTCGTAGCCGTGTCTCTCCGAGACACGGGAGTTCGCGTCTCGGAGAGACGCGGCTACGGAGGCGGTTTCGCGTCTTGGAGAGATGTGGTTGCTGAGAGGAGTTCGCGTCTCGGAGAGACGCGGCTACGAGGCGATTTCGCGTCTCGGAGAGATGTGGTTGCTGAGAGGATTTCGCGTCTTGGAGAGATGTGGTTGCTGAGAGGAGTTCGCGTCTCGGAGAGACGCGGATACGAGGCGGTTTCGCGTCTTGGAGAGATGTGGTTGCTGAGAGGATTTCGCGTCTCGGAGAGACGCGGCTACGGGTCGATTGGGTGGCACAATGCTTAGAGGGCAGGACGAACCAAGCTTACCGCAATTCCGATCACTTTAACATCGGTTGCATAGGTTGGTTCAATCGCTTTGTTCGCAGGCTGCAAACGCACTCGACTCGGCTCGGGATGCCAATAACAGAGCATCGATTCGCCAAGGTGGTTCTCGGTGACAACCATTTGTCCCGGTAAGGCATGCTCACAGCGCTCGACGATCACATAGTCTCCATCTCGGATCGACGCATCAATCATCGAATCACCCGAAACCTGAAGCGCGAATCGGTTGTCTTCAAAGATCATCTCGCTGAAGTCAATCCGGTCGTTCTGCTCGAACACGAGCGGCGCGGGAATTCCCGATACAATGCCGCCAAGTGGCAAGCTATTGCCGCTACGATCCGCAGCATTGGTCAATTCAATCGCTCGCGATTTGTTAGGGCTTCTCGTTATCAGACCTTTCCGCTCCAAAGCGCGAAGATGGCACATCACCCCATTAGGACTCTTGATCTCAAAATGCTCGCCGATCTCGCGAACCGTCGGACCGTACCCGCGTTTCACGATCAAGTCGCGAATCATGTTGTATACGTTTTGCTGCCGGTCGGTCAATTGAGACGACATAGGATGCTACCTACCTTTTATATTCTTGTCATAGACGACAAACGAGTGTTTTTCTGCGTGTGCTCGATTGTACCACAAGGTAAACGCTCGTCCACAACAAAAGCTTGGGCGTTTTCACTACTAATTAAAAATAGTAGTCCAGATCACTACAATCAACCCCATTGGAATACACCAAAAAGCGAACCAGTGCAGGCGGTCGAGGCGGCTCCAACGAATCAGCCATTTCAGAGCCAAAATACCGACCAGGAACGCAACAACCGCTCCGACGATCAACTCGAGGTTGCTGTACATCATCGGCGAACCCGATTCTCGCTGTTCGACAAGGTCCTTCAAGGCCAGTACGGTTGCACCACAAATGGCTGGAATGGCGAGCAGGAACGAAAAGGTCACGGAGTCATCGTTTTTAAGTCCGAGTAGTCGTCCGCCCAAAATAGTCGAACCGCTACGGCTTACCCCGGGTAGGATGGCGAAGGCCTGGAAACAGCCAATCGTCAAGGCGCCGAGCATCGAGAGTTTCTGATACTCACCATCGCGAGGCTTCAGTCGTCCGAGTACGATCAAAAAGATTCCGGTAACGATTAGCATCGCACCAACAAGTAGCGGACTTCTCAGCAAATACTCGAAGTTTTGCTTGATGGTCAATCCGATGACCACCGCTGGGATGGTTCCAACGACCATCAAACCTATGACACGGCGATCGCTGGTTAAGAGCTTGAGAATCCGTTTCCAGTAGACCACCAAGATGGACCCTAGCGTTCCGGCGTGAAGAATGATCTCCATCGTGGGCGATTCGCTCAATTCACCCATCATCGCCCCGACAATGACGAGGTGCCCCGAGGAGCTGATGGGCAAAAACTCTGCGATTCCCTGAATAATCGCCAAGATGATTGTTTGTAACACGTCAGATCTATCTTCCGTAATGTGCTTTTAAACCGTTGCCGAAACCCTTGGCGAGTTTCGCTGCAAAAACCGACAGCCGCTTCGGACGGAGCCCGGATGCGTCAATCAATCCGCTGAGCAGCGGGAGGCTCGGAAACGTCAGCCGTTGGCGCGGTGGGTTTTACGACAACGTGGCCATGTGGCGTATTGCGAGCCACGAGAATAACTCCGGTCACCGTCAACAGCATACCCAGCCAAAGCATCGGACTCACCGTTGTCCCTGCGTGCAGACGGACCACCGAAACGAGCGCGGTAATCGAAACTGCCCCTCCAAAGACAATCGGCATCACCAACAAAGCATTGCCTTTGCTGGTCATCATCGCGGTCGTCAAACACAATGCACCGAATGCCCCAAGTGTTCCAGCAAGGAATCCCCATTTCAAGGTTGGAAAATGAGCCCCACCGTATTGGAAGCTGTCGCCTTTTACTTTCATCATCAGCAAACCGCCAGCGATTGCGATGACCAAATAAGCGATTCCGATAAACACGTAGGGTTTAAACGGGGTCCAACCTTCGGGCGGAAGCAGGGGGCGACCATCAACGCCGCGAGGCGATTGTGCGTTGCCGATTGCAGGTCCATAGCAGCCCCAAAAACATGCGGTTCCAATTGCAAAGAGTATTGGTATTAACATTTTATTCATAGATTTCTCAGGAAGGATCGGGAAGTAACCGCGACTAAACATTGAACAGAAAGTGGCAAATATCTCCGTCTTGCATCACGTACGCTTTTCCTTCGACCCGCAATTTGCCCGCTTGCCGAATCTCTTTCTCACTCTTGTAGTTTTCCAAGTCGTCAAGCGTGTAGATTTCGGCACGAATAAAACCTCGTTCGAAATCGCTGTGAATGACGCCTGCGGCTTGGGGAGCGGTCGCCCCGATGGGGACAGGCCACGCGCGCACCTCTTTTTCACCCGCGGTAAAGTAACTTTGCAAGCCAAGCGTGCGATAGGTCTCGCGAGCAATTTGGTTCAGAGCCGGCTCGACGAGTCCAATGTCGGTCAACATTTCACTGCGATCGGGTTCCTCGAGTTCGGCGATTTCGGCTTCTAGCTTTGCGCAAACACATACGACCCCAGCACCGGAGGCTTCCGCATAGCCGCGGACTTTTTCGACGAGCGGATCATTACCTTCCAAATCATTTTCGTCGACATTCGCCACGTAGAGGACCGGCTTGGCCGTCATCAGCCCGTAGCTTGAGATCGCGGCGGCTTCCGGTTCGCTCAGCTCGAGGGTGCGAAGCGGTAAATCTTTCGCCAAATGCTCGTTGCACTTTTCGATCACAGCGACTCGTAATTTCGCTTCCTTGTCGCCGCTGCGGGCACTACGCTGTGCTTTGCTGAGTGAGTTTTCAAGTGTTTGGATATCGGCCAGCATGAGTTCGGTTTCGATCGTTTCGATATCCGACAGCGGGTCAACGGTTCCAGCGACATGCGTGATATCGTCATCTTCGAAACAGCGCACGACTTGAACGATCGCGTCGACTTGACGGATATGGCTTAGAAATTTATTTCCTAGCCCTTGCCCCTCACTTGCGCCTTTGACAATGCCCGCAATGTCGACCAACTTTAACATCGCTGGAATCGTTTTCTGCGGCACAATGTATTTCGTAATCTGGGTCAATCGAGCATCGGGAACACTGACGATGCCTTCGTTAGGTTCGATTGTACAGAACGGATAATTCTCACTTTGTGCCGATTTCGAGCAGGTAAGTGCATTGAAAAGCGTGCTTTTGCCTACGTTTGGCAACCCAACAATTCCAGCTTCCATCGCCTGGGAACAACCTAATGATTTATGTACAGATGTGTTTAAAAAATAACATTTCGTTGATTTCGGTGATTTTTTTGCAGCCGAGACTACCGAATTCGACAAGATGGTATCAAGCAAACGCCATTGCTCGAAGGGGGTTAAACCGCGTGCCCAGCGGGCCGCTCGCCCCATCGCCCAGCGGGCCGCGCAACCCGTCAACTCGCAGTCCCCTGGGCAGACGGTTCAAGCAAGCACGATAACCCTCGGGTAAAGCCGGCGAAAATCTGTTACGATCTTGAGGGCAGACCGCCGAACCCTAACCCGTTTTAGCGCCAATTTTCAAAAAACTGATCAATGCATCGAGCCTTTTTATCCCCTCTCTTGCTATTCGTTTTTCTTTTCGTCTTTCTTTTCGTCGGTCTCGGTTCCAACTTGACGTTTGGCCAAAACGGGACGCCACCGAGCGATTCACCGCCAGCCGAAAACGTGGCCGAGAAGTCGGCGGTTGAGGATAACGTGGCCGAGAAGTCGGCGGTTGAGGATGCTGACTCGAATTGGATGACGCAGATTGACACATGGTTCGGCGACTACGTCGTCACGCCTGTGGCAAAAGCGATCTTCTTTGATTTTGGCACGAAAAACTGGAAATGGACGCAGACCAGTATCCCGTTTGTCGTCGTCTGGCTGCTCGCAGGCGGCGTGTTCCTGACGATTCGCATGGGCTTTATTAATTTCCGCGCGTTTCGTCATGCCATCGATTTGGCTCGTGGCGTTTACGATTCACCAGGCGAACCGGGCGAGGTGACTCACTTCCAAGCTTTGGCTGCAGCATTGTCGGCGACGGTCGGTTTGGGGAATATCGCTGGCGTCGCAATCGCGATCGGCACCGGCGGCCCCGGTGCAACCCTCTGGATTATGGTGGTCGGAATTCTCGGCATGTCGGCAAAATTCACCGAATGTACCCTCGGACAACTTTACCGCGTCACCGACGATGATGGCCATGTCATCGGTGGCCCGATGCGGTACCTTCACAGCGGTTTGAAAGACATTGGACTCGAACCACTTGGGCGAGTCTTGGCAGTCGTCTTTATGGTCCTATGTATTGGAGCCAGTTTCGGAGGCGGGAACGCTTTCCAAGTCGGCCAGTCGCTGGCAACGGTTCGTGACGAGATCCCAGCCTTGGAAACGATGCCTTGGATCTACGGCTTGGTGATGGCGGTTGCCGTTGGTGTCGTTATCATCGGCGGGATCAAGAGCATCGGTGCGGTTGCGGGGCGAATCGTTCCTTTCATGTGCATCGCTTACGTCTTAGCAGCACTCTATATTTTGCTTCACAACCTTACGTCAATTCCAGCTGCGATCGTGACGATCGTAACCGAAGCCTTTGCACCCCAAGCAATGTATGGTGGCTTTTTGGGAGTGCTTGTGATCGGAATCAAACGGGCAGCGTTTAGCAATGAGGCAGGCGTCGGTTCGGCTGCGATCGCCCACTCCGCCGCAAAAACGGACGAACCGGTCAGCGAAGGTATCGTCGCGCTATTGGAACCGTTTATTGATACCGTTGTCGTTTGTACAATCACCTCTCTCGTCGTCGTTGTCACCGGTGCCTATGAAGCCCCGGAATTGGCGTCAGCAATCGGTGCGGATCAAGGGGCCAAAGTGACGCTGTACGCGTTTCGAATGGGCGGCCACGAATGGTTTAAGTACATCTTGTACGCGGCGGTCGTCCTGTTCGCCTACTCAACTTGCATTAGCTGGTCTTATTACGGCGAACGATGCTGGGTCCAATTGTTCGGGGTCCGCACATCACTGATTTACAAAGGAATGTTCTTAGTGTTTACTCTGCTCGGATCGATCGTCACGCGTGGCAACATTTTGGCCTTCAGCGATTTGATGATTCTGGGGATGAGCCTACCGAATCTGCTCGGTGTTTTCCTACTTAGCGGCATCGTCAAGAGACAACTCGATTCTTACTGGGATAAGTACAAGAGCGGCAAATTCGAACGGGTGAAGTAGACGTGAATCGAGTCTGTGTGATCAATGTTGTTGGTTTGACGCCATCGCTCCTCAGCGAAGCACCCAACATTGCCGCGGCCGGGAACGTGAGTCCATGGAAAAGTCCATTGCCTGCCGTTACGTCAACGTGTCAAGCAACAATGTTGACCGGTTCCCTTCCGCGAGATCACGGAATCGTTGGCAACGGATGGTATTACCGCGACACCCAAGAGATTCGGTTTTGGCAACAAGCTAACTCGCTCGTGCAAGGAAAAAAGTTTTACGAAGGCTTTGAGACAGCAAAACTGTTTTGGTGGTTTAACCAATCAGCACCCGTTCAATATAGCGCAACGCCGAAACCGCATTATGGATGCGACGGTTCGAAAGTATTCGACATTCTCGACTTCACGGAGTGCTGCTTGACGCAGCGTCTAGGGCCATTCCCGTTTTTTACGTTTTGGGGCCCCCATTCGGGGCTGGCGTGTTCTCGCTGGATCGCCGATGCAGCGTCGATCGTACTCCGCGAAAAACGGCCCGAATTGTCGCTCGTCTACCTCCCCCATCTCGATTACGATTTCCAGCGGTTTTCGGAGCCAAGCATGTCCCGAGTCCGTGAAGTGGACGAGTGTGCCAAGACGATTATTGATGCTGCCGCAGACGTGGATACCGAAGTCGTCATTGTCTCGGAGTACGGACTGACAGCGGTCGATCAACCTGTGTTCCTCAATCGAGAACTAAGACGCGAGGGATGGCTGAAGATCCGCAGCGGACCGTTCGGCGAGATGATGATCCCGGGCGAATGTGATGCGTTCGCAGTCTGCGATCATCAACTCGCTCATGTCTACGTTCGCCAACCGGAACAGATGGAGGAAGTACAGGCCAAGCTGCAAAGCGTGCCGGGAGTGGACCGAGTGGTGGCTGCGGAAGAACTCGGGCTCGATCACCCGCGCAGTGGCGAGCTGATCTGTTTGGCCAAACCAAACGCCTGGTTTGCCTACTACTATTGGCTGAACGATGATGTTGCTCCTGACTTTGCACGAACGGTCGACATCCATCGCAAACCAGGCTACGACCCTTGTGAACTTTTTATGACGAGCAAGTTTCGGGCGATGCGAAAACTGGTTCGAAAGAAACTCGGATTTCGCTATTCCATGGACATTATTCCGCTCGACCCGTCTCTCGTTCGTGGTAGCCATGGCTTGATGACGGCACCGGATCGCGGTCCGTTAATTATCGGTTCTGGAGATTTGCCAACCGAAATGTGTGGTTTTTCAAGCTATGTTCAAGAGCGACTTCGAAGGCAGGGTTAAGGCAGGGCTGTCAAAACGTTGGGACGTTGATCGGGTTGTGCCATCGCGTGCTCAAAAGCCGTTTTTTTTACCGTCCTAAGAAGCGGCTGAGTTGCTAAAAATTGGCTCCGACGGAAAGTGTTCGTCGACCACTTGATGGAACTCAGCCGCCGTCGAAACCCTTGCCACGTGCGTTCGAAAGTGGCGTGCTCCGCGTTTTCCTTGGGCGTAGCAGCAAGCGTATTTGCGCATCAACACGGTCGCCTTCTCTTCACCGAAACGATCGACGACTAAACGGAAATGGTGCAACATGACGTCACGTTGCTCGGCCAACGTTGGTTCGGGTGGCACCGGATCACCTTTGAGCGCCGCAGCGGCTTGGGAAAAGAGCCACGGCCGACCCAAGCAAGCTCGCGCGATCATGACTCCGTCGACGTTGTAGTTCTGAAAAGCCGCCACCACCTTTTCAGCGGAATCAAGATCCCCGTTTCCAATCAGAGGGATGTTTCGGAGGTGCTGCTTGATTTCACTAATTCGTTCCCAATCGGCATTGCCACGGAACATATCTTTTGCGGTTCGACCATGGACGGTTAATGCCGCCGCCCCCGCTTCTTCGACCACCTTAGCGATCTCATTGCAGTTGATACTCTCAGGGGAACAGCCCAAACGGATCTTTGCGGTTACTGGCGTCGGATTACATGCTTTGACAAGTCGATGGATGATGTGGAACATTCGCTGTGGCTCACGCAGCAAATAGCTGCCGCTATGAGCTTTTTCGGTGACTTGGCGAACCGGACAGCCGAAATTGATATCGACGACGCTGACGCGGTATTCGTCAACCAGACGACGACCAACTTTGGCCATCGTCTCGGCATCGTTGTCCCAGATCTGGACCGCCAACGGTCGAGCCTCTTCGGCGACGCCCCACAATCGATCGGGATGCTCTGCTTCGTTCTCGTCAAGCCAGACAAAGCCACGAGCATTCACCATCTCGGTTGCGAGCAACCCGCTACCGCCAAACTGACGTACTATTTGCCGAAAGGCCGCGTTCGTAAACCCGGCCATCGGTGCTTGCAAAATAGGTGGATCGATGACGAGATCACCGATTTGAAGTGGAGCAGCGGGGATGGCGATCGTTTCTCTCCAACGAAAAAAGGAAAAAGACAGGCGGGGCCGTTCATCGCGTGGGCTTCGCATGCTCTTCTAACTTCCGCAACTTTAGCCCAAACTGCGACGACATGATTTCGTCCCGGATGCGATTCCGGATGAGTCGCCTCGCACCACTAGGCCAACCAGCTTGGCATCTCACCGGCGGCAGGCAATTCGATTATTTTGACTCGCGTGACCGACTCGATCGCTTCGATTTCGCTTACCGCTTCATCGGCAACCTCCCCGTCAATGCTGAGCACCCCAATCGATGGCCCCCCGGGAGTGTTACCTTCACGTCCGACGGCCATCTGGGCGATATTGACTCCGTGCTTACCAAAGGCGGTACCCACCTTGCCGATGATGCCGGGGACGTCATTGTGCGAGAAGACAAACAGCTTGCCATCAAGAAACGATTCAAGTCGATAATCGTCAAGCATAATTAAGCGAGGCATGCTTTGCCCGAGCACCGTGCCACCGACGACGACCGTTCGCCCGCCACCCGATACGGTCGCATGAATGCTGGAGGCAAACGAGCCTTTGCCGCGTCGCTTTTCCTCGTTCAATTCAATCCCCCGCTCGCGAACCAACATCTCGGAATTGA includes:
- a CDS encoding sensor histidine kinase yields the protein MLRRRSIRTKLVVALGLLTSIVLLLAFSGFWGLYGYRSLANSVSQRAEEMPHANDLNRLAETLRDSNSRMNDMILNGGMIDAGLLDNPMSKLEQCRYAQTMFDLRVRIQLYRDAISGIHQGSNLLIDADHQRFSLDKIDQSVAELVAFHRSPRSLDYNGKSELSRRLDSLVELTQEHLSNTHSELAEFSQDVRGQYRTWIGVAWVCTIISLIVVGVLLWSLHSLVVKPFQTLLDGSRLVAKGQLSHWIDLGTNDELNELAMAMNDMTKRFKTTLGELKSVNSDLDRQVRERSREVIQNEQLASVGFLAAGVAHEINNPLATIAWSAESLESRVEETVGFASGSAAIDNELLTAMRLNLRRIQEEAFRCKGITERLLDFSRLGDVQRSTTNLTQLVEEIVAMVSKVGKYRCKTMRTHQVGDVFAHVNAQEIRQVILNLITNALESVDTDGAVDIYIKQVGCNACVAVQDNGCGMSAEVLQHLFEPFFTRRRDGTGTGLGLSITYRIVSQHGGSLIAQSDGEGCGSRLQLLLPCQAAAPRDIESDSNRSDLNTLEPNTLELNTTEWNHESIKAA
- the lexA gene encoding transcriptional repressor LexA; the encoded protein is MSSQLTDRQQNVYNMIRDLIVKRGYGPTVREIGEHFEIKSPNGVMCHLRALERKGLITRSPNKSRAIELTNAADRSGNSLPLGGIVSGIPAPLVFEQNDRIDFSEMIFEDNRFALQVSGDSMIDASIRDGDYVIVERCEHALPGQMVVTENHLGESMLCYWHPEPSRVRLQPANKAIEPTYATDVKVIGIAVSLVRPAL
- a CDS encoding undecaprenyl-diphosphate phosphatase, whose translation is MLQTIILAIIQGIAEFLPISSSGHLVIVGAMMGELSESPTMEIILHAGTLGSILVVYWKRILKLLTSDRRVIGLMVVGTIPAVVIGLTIKQNFEYLLRSPLLVGAMLIVTGIFLIVLGRLKPRDGEYQKLSMLGALTIGCFQAFAILPGVSRSGSTILGGRLLGLKNDDSVTFSFLLAIPAICGATVLALKDLVEQRESGSPMMYSNLELIVGAVVAFLVGILALKWLIRWSRLDRLHWFAFWCIPMGLIVVIWTTIFN
- a CDS encoding sigma-54-dependent transcriptional regulator: MHVLFADDEKNLQELIRSELPRFGYNVTVCPDGLTAVAALEKEPFDCLLVDLNMPGMNGIEVIAKARELRPEIEVVIMTGKPTTETAIAAVHYQVFDYLTKPCRLVDISGLLGRVAERQQNKRQLVALEHRLKRAEGDNKMIGDAKRMQSVRNLIGKVAPTESTVLIRGETGCGKELVARAVHQASLRADQPLVAINCGALPENLIESELFGHCKGAFTGADAARVGLFEVADGGTIFLDEIGELPLAMQAKLLRVLETGDIRRLGDNQTVHVDVRVVCATHRDLEAMAQEGTFREDLMFRINTFEIEVPPLRDRVEDIMPLAIHLLRRHRTDGADDQLFTAEAAAELEAHQWPGNVRELANVVEHAAILCDKFPIGTEDLPRHFGKRQLRKELRESEPMSLREIEMVAIERSLQRHDGNKAAAAEELGVSLKTLYNKVNAAEEKKLAG
- the ychF gene encoding redox-regulated ATPase YchF translates to MEAGIVGLPNVGKSTLFNALTCSKSAQSENYPFCTIEPNEGIVSVPDARLTQITKYIVPQKTIPAMLKLVDIAGIVKGASEGQGLGNKFLSHIRQVDAIVQVVRCFEDDDITHVAGTVDPLSDIETIETELMLADIQTLENSLSKAQRSARSGDKEAKLRVAVIEKCNEHLAKDLPLRTLELSEPEAAAISSYGLMTAKPVLYVANVDENDLEGNDPLVEKVRGYAEASGAGVVCVCAKLEAEIAELEEPDRSEMLTDIGLVEPALNQIARETYRTLGLQSYFTAGEKEVRAWPVPIGATAPQAAGVIHSDFERGFIRAEIYTLDDLENYKSEKEIRQAGKLRVEGKAYVMQDGDICHFLFNV